In Synchiropus splendidus isolate RoL2022-P1 chromosome 7, RoL_Sspl_1.0, whole genome shotgun sequence, the genomic window tcgagataactgttaccTTGTGATAATTTGGATCTTGACATGATTTTTATCTCAAAATACAATTGTatatgtcagcgcatgcgtaactgccactctggcaaagcatttcgTATACGTCCACCTGGAACCactatcagaatcagaaacaaattcattgccatggtcagtggggattccaccaactaggaaagtgcttcagaataaagtgctgtcaataaaaaagtaataataataacaataataataatggcttcgtaactgttcgacaacgttgtcattcactgtctacaagtcagaatattgcagacggcaaagtctCTGCGCTTTTAACCCTCTGATCAAATGCCTTctcctcaaaataataccacatgtggtcAAGCTATACGTATTGGAattggcatgcatgactttattttttttatcccaagataacagttatATCAGATCATTTTGGATGTCGAGATAaattttatcttgtgataataaaaaaaataaagtcatgcatgtcactccCTGGGCTTCGTGGTGGCAGTTTCTATGAGGCTATAAATACCTTTTTTATGAGTCCACTCTCTTTTTCTCTACCACATATGACGATATTACACTTGCATTGCAGAGATTCATGCTATCATTTAAAGTTCAGCGCTGTCCCATTTTCATGGTTTGACCCAAATACACTCCCAGGTTTTCAGGTGAGCAGCTCACTTCCAGTGCCTTCCTTTTGTTTGGTCCGACAGGCTACCCGAGTGCCTGCTGACCTGGTGGACAAGCTGGAGCGGCTGGCCTTGGTGGACTTCCGCACCAAGCAGGGGGTGGAATGTTTGGAAAAAGCCATTCGATTTGTTGACCAGCTTCATGTTGTTGACACCTCGGGAGTCGAGCCCATGGACTCGGTTCTAGAAGACAGGTACTGGAATACATGTAGGACCTAGTTTCAGTATTTAGCTTCATGAAGTTGCTGACTTGACAGTGTACATTCTTATCCAGTTGTTCTCTCCTGCTCCCCATGCTTCACTCAGCTGAGCGATACGAGACATCTGAGTCATGAGTCAAAATCCAATGACGTCATCTGTGCTAGAAGCTTGACACGCCTCGGAAAGTACCGGTGGTGGCACTTGCACTCACCACTACATTTACTGCTTTCCATTCTGCTGGAAATCCTTGTTTTCTTTGGCGATCATTTTCAGGGAAACCCCAGAACAGAGTCCTCAGCACATCAGAGGATTTACTTTTACCTCGACATTGCAGGAAAACAACTTCACTTGTGTACTTCATATTGTGTATTGTCGATTATTAACAGCCTCTCTGTCAAAACCAAGTCTATAATGCTCTGCCACTGTCTTGAAATAATGTCTCTTAAATATATGGCTGGAAagtcaacaataataatcagACCCTGGAGCTGCAAATGTCTCCTGGTCCGTGCATAATGTCTTACGTCTCGCGGCTCCTTTCAATGGCCCCCTAACCTCTGCCCAGGAGCCTGCACTTGAGAGGTGACGCGGTCAGCGAAGGGGACCAGGCTGCACAGCTGTTGCAGCTCTCCAAACAGACGGTGGAAGAATATTTTGTGGCTCCTCCAGGTGAGATGATCTGCTGCTCCCCACACAGAGCAAGTAAAACACGGTTTtatgaaaagattttttttggaGAATTCTGTTATACAGAGGTGGGTAGTGACATACTGTGGCTTTTGTGAAGGACCAATGAACGAAGGGATGAAGACAAAGATGATGTGAGAAATGATGATGTGTGTGGGAAATGTACCAGAACTGCActgtgtattatttatttgtatatagATTCATGAAAAGATTCTGAAAGTATATCATGCAAGAACTATGAAGTAAACGTGCAAATGTGATACGACACATCCACTTTTTTTCAGGTcattgaactgaactgaaaagaTCAAACAGGAGTTTAATCCAAAAACAAAGAACCTTACCTAGTTGTGTTTTGATACGAACTCATAGTCCGTAGTCTGACCTCCATTTTGAAAGGTTTTCCTAcataactgtttatttttttggcaggAAATATTCCTTTACCGAAGAGGGAAGAGAGGGGCCCCGGGCTGAGGAACGACTCGGAACTGTGATGTTGAAGAACACTGCTTTAGGAAGGTGGAAATATAGTAGTTGCTAAAGGCAATATCACAAACAGAACTGctcaaataa contains:
- the gatc gene encoding glutamyl-tRNA(Gln) amidotransferase subunit C, mitochondrial; the protein is MLANIAIAGRQGRGAWSNLSRLSRKASTDDGRSRANTPRCNSARPPHEVSRHSWNPKVPRAPTWEPVPESQLPPATRVPADLVDKLERLALVDFRTKQGVECLEKAIRFVDQLHVVDTSGVEPMDSVLEDRSLHLRGDAVSEGDQAAQLLQLSKQTVEEYFVAPPGNIPLPKREERGPGLRNDSEL